A portion of the Ricinus communis isolate WT05 ecotype wild-type chromosome 10, ASM1957865v1, whole genome shotgun sequence genome contains these proteins:
- the LOC8282851 gene encoding premnaspirodiene oxygenase, with protein sequence MGSLALPLSKMGALTLHPTTMVGFPTSTSVSLHFHPSPHPHRLKVRCQKTEADQKVVKKLPPGPMKLPIIGNLHNLAGKLPHHALQELAKEYGPILHLQLGEVSTMVVSDGKMAKEVLKTHDLNFAQRPRLLAADIVLYDGKDIAFSPYGEYYKQMKKVGAEELLGPKRVQSYSSLREEEVQKLVESVRLSLGKPINFGDRICRLTNVIVFKAAFGEECKEQDTAIAVCVTATTLAGGFQIADVFPSLTFLHDINGFKTKVKEVAKEIDRMLSDIVEEHSKKLTSREINNDGTEREDLVDVLLKLQRSGRFQCEVTTDHIKAVIFDFFIAGTETSSNTIEWAMSELMRNPRVLKKAQAEVREAFKGKKTIRDADVKDLKYLELVIKETLRLHPPLPLLLPRENKQSCAIGGYQIPAKTRMIVNAYAIGRDPKTWRDADKFIPERFLDAAVDFIGMDFEYIPFGGGRRICPGMNLGMANMQLPLAQLLYHFDWKLPDGIAPEDLDMTETFGATITRKNKLHVIPTRYQPLQGNQQREAIKVVN encoded by the exons ATGGGTTCTCTAGCTTTACCCCTTTCAAAGATGGGAGCCCTTACTTTGCACCCAACAACAATGGTGGGATTTCCAACTTCTACTTCTGTCTCCCTTCATTTCCATCCTTCTCCTCATCCGCATCGACTGAAGGTACGGTGCCAAAAAACCGAAGCTGACCAGAAGGTAGTCAAGAAGTTGCCTCCGGGGCCGATGAAGCTTCCTATTATTGGAAACCTGCACAACTTGGCAGGTAAGCTGCCTCATCATGCTCTCCAAGAACTTGCCAAAGAATATGGACCTATCCTGCACCTGCAACTGGGTGAGGTTTCTACAATGGTGGTTTCCGATGGTAAGATGGCTAAAGAGGTGTTAAAGACGCATGATCTTAACTTTGCACAGAGGCCACGACTTCTTGCTGCTGACATTGTACTATACGATGGTAAAGATATTGCTTTCTCTCCATATGGTGAATACTATAAGCAGATGAAAAAGGTTGGCGCCGAAGAACTCTTAGGGCCTAAGCGGGTGCAATCGTACTCTTCTCTTCGTGAAGAGGAGGTCCAGAAACTCGTTGAATCAGTTCGATTGTCTCTGGGTAAACCGATCAATTTTGGTGACAGAATTTGTCGCTTGACTAATGTTATAGTCTTCAAAGCAGCTTTTGGAGAAGAATGCAAAGAACAGGATACAGCCATTGCAGTATGCGTGACAGCAACAACCCTTGCCGGAGGTTTTCAGATAGCTGATGTGTTCCCCTCGTTAACGTTTCTTCATGACATCAATGGTTTTAAAACGAAAGTAAAGGAAGTTGCTAAGGAAATTGACAGAATGTTGAGTGACATCGTTGAGGAACACAGTAAGAAACTGACGAGCAGAGAAATCAATAACGATGGAACAGAGAGAGAAGATCTAGTTGATGTTCTCTTGAAGCTTCAAAGAAGTGGCCGCTTTCAGTGTGAAGTAACAACTGACCACATTAAAGCTGTCATTTTC GATTTTTTCATTGCTGGAACAGAGACGTCTTCGAACACTATAGAATGGGCAATGTCAGAACTGATGAGAAATCCAAGAGTCCTGAAGAAAGCACAGGCAGAGGTAAGGGAAGCTTTTAAAGGGAAGAAAACAATCCGCGACGCTGACGTTAAGGACTTGAAATACTTGGAATTAGTAATAAAAGAGACTTTAAGGCTACATCCTCCATTGCCCCTGTTACTTccaagagaaaacaaacaaagttGTGCAATTGGAGGGTACCAAATACCAGCCAAAACCAGGATGATTGTCAATGCCTATGCAATCGGTCGAGATCCCAAGACCTGGCGTGACGCTGACAAGTTCATACCTGAGAGATTCTTGGACGCTGCAGTCGATTTTATAGGGATGGATTTTGAGTACATCCCATTTGGAGGTGGAAGGAGGATATGTCCAGGCATGAATTTAGGTATGGCCAACATGCAGCTACCTTTAGCCCAATTACTCTACCATTTTGACTGGAAGCTACCAGATGGGATCGCACCAGAAGATTTAGACATGACCGAAACTTTTGGAGCCACCATTACAAGAAAGAATAAGTTGCACGTGATCCCCACTCGTTACCAGCCCTTGCAGGGTAACCAACAGAGGGAAGCCATAAAAGTTGTCAATTAA